The Amycolatopsis sp. DG1A-15b genome window below encodes:
- a CDS encoding aldo/keto reductase, which produces MPEMSRPSFPRFVDLAPGVRMPRLGLGTWRLRGDLLRGVLDQAFAAGYRLVDTASYYDNESSVGQAVTHCGLSREALFVTTKIRGRDQGRESAVTGCELSLRRLNLDYVDLLLIHWPQPMNDQYCETWEALIELRERGLVRAIGVSNFNPTHIDRIICATGVTPAVNQIQCNPAVQNRTMRVYNHSCRIHTQAWEPLGTTGNVLVEPSVVSIAEQVGRTPAQVVLRWQLQLGNSAVPKSATPRRLHENFDVFDWELPADLHAELDRLDNGGSDRADPDVQIVD; this is translated from the coding sequence ATGCCTGAAATGTCGCGGCCCAGCTTTCCGCGCTTCGTTGACCTGGCCCCGGGCGTGCGAATGCCACGTCTGGGGCTTGGCACGTGGCGGTTGCGAGGGGATCTGCTACGTGGCGTTCTGGACCAGGCGTTCGCCGCGGGCTATCGCTTGGTTGATACAGCGTCCTACTACGACAACGAATCGAGCGTCGGACAGGCGGTAACCCACTGTGGGCTGTCCCGGGAGGCCTTGTTCGTCACCACGAAGATCCGAGGGCGCGATCAAGGCCGGGAAAGCGCCGTAACCGGCTGCGAACTGTCCCTTCGTCGCCTGAATCTCGACTATGTCGATCTGCTGCTGATCCACTGGCCGCAGCCGATGAACGACCAGTATTGTGAGACCTGGGAGGCGCTTATCGAACTTCGCGAGCGCGGTTTGGTACGTGCGATCGGGGTGTCCAATTTCAATCCCACCCACATCGATCGGATCATCTGTGCGACCGGCGTCACGCCGGCGGTGAACCAGATCCAGTGCAATCCCGCGGTGCAGAATCGAACCATGCGGGTATATAATCACTCTTGCCGGATCCACACTCAAGCGTGGGAACCGCTGGGCACAACTGGCAATGTCCTCGTGGAACCGTCCGTGGTGTCGATCGCGGAGCAAGTGGGCCGCACGCCAGCACAGGTGGTGCTTCGATGGCAGCTCCAGCTCGGAAACTCGGCCGTGCCGAAATCAGCAACGCCTCGCCGGCTCCACGAGAACTTCGACGTCTTCGACTGGGAACTACCTGCTGACTTGCATGCCGAGCTGGACAGGCTCGACAACGGCGGATCCGATCGCGCAGACCCGGACGTTCAAATAGTCGATTAG
- a CDS encoding NUDIX domain-containing protein yields the protein MRIQELSQCAVAVDLAILTVREQTLQALVIERATPPHQGVAALPGGFLLAGETLDDAAHRKLTQETGLDVTHLHVRQLHAYSDPDRDPRGRIVSVLYVALLPDLPLPAAGGGAATATWRPAEELLAQPDELAFDHHQMLTDAVEHARDTLSDTTVATTFCPPEFTIAELRSVYEVIWGTRLDPSNFHRKVTRAEDFLIPTGSKTATDGGRPAALFRAGPATRLHPALLRERHPRTP from the coding sequence ATGAGGATCCAGGAGCTGTCCCAGTGCGCGGTCGCGGTCGACCTGGCGATTCTCACGGTCCGCGAGCAGACACTGCAGGCCTTGGTCATCGAGCGCGCCACCCCACCTCACCAGGGCGTGGCCGCTCTTCCGGGTGGTTTCCTGCTGGCCGGGGAGACGCTGGACGATGCCGCTCACCGCAAGCTGACCCAGGAGACCGGCCTCGATGTCACGCACCTGCACGTCCGCCAGCTGCACGCCTACAGCGACCCCGACCGCGATCCCCGCGGCCGGATCGTGTCCGTCCTCTACGTCGCGCTGCTGCCCGACCTTCCCCTGCCCGCCGCCGGCGGCGGAGCCGCGACCGCGACCTGGCGACCCGCCGAGGAGTTGCTGGCCCAGCCGGACGAGCTGGCGTTCGATCACCACCAGATGCTCACCGACGCCGTCGAGCACGCCCGCGACACCCTCTCCGACACGACCGTGGCCACCACGTTCTGCCCGCCGGAGTTCACCATCGCCGAGCTCCGCTCCGTCTACGAGGTCATCTGGGGCACCAGGCTGGATCCCTCGAACTTCCACCGCAAGGTCACCCGCGCCGAGGACTTCCTCATCCCAACCGGCAGCAAGACCGCCACCGACGGCGGCCGCCCGGCCGCGCTGTTCCGCGCCGGACCGGCCACCCGGCTGCATCCCGCCCTGCTACGCGAACGTCACCCGAGAACCCCGTAA
- a CDS encoding pyridoxal-dependent decarboxylase, with amino-acid sequence MTDGALGPRTAEFLGEELRDNFLSPVEDNFSLLAERIGELGKALDLKRGPRAAQYANSDFRYPGPDDWPALGECSMDRTTAFARTLDGFEGSFRPHSPDLLFNLMPSPLIDAVALAALTMQVNPNAIWDLMSGKFGLLEERCLRQLAALVGWQGDVGGIFTSGGKSTLLYAVKHGLRQTQVDSASAGISGHCRVLVSPYGHYSLESVCNWLGLGRSACRRVAADERGALDPEALEAELRQAFDDGVIVPAIVVSGGSLIDTCVDDVAEVRRVIDRVVRDFALPYVPHLHADTVVTWPWLTVRASDPALAELSEDARRRVLELSAGLRAVSHADSFGVDFHKTGLAAYTSSCYVSRRMSSLRRLELDDEGPDLPLRRQGDRPVYQWSLDNSRSCAGIVMADFVLGRLGRAGLSEYVCRLAAVSDRFRTQLDGPYRSLGTVVNRTSLGLDIVLRVNLGGGSAADVDEQEYESFRDWLAASEYARSRPVPVLGYVPRYKGGKPAFLLLPSSLYADDQTAESALSEIAEAVRRYRDTRSSAVRPGARRTHPEPPR; translated from the coding sequence ATGACTGACGGCGCACTCGGACCGCGTACAGCGGAATTCCTCGGTGAAGAGCTGAGGGACAACTTCCTTTCTCCGGTCGAGGACAACTTTTCCTTACTCGCCGAACGAATCGGGGAGCTCGGGAAAGCTCTGGACCTGAAACGCGGACCACGTGCCGCGCAGTACGCAAACAGCGACTTCCGCTATCCCGGCCCTGACGACTGGCCGGCTCTCGGAGAGTGCAGTATGGACAGGACTACTGCTTTCGCTCGAACCCTGGATGGCTTCGAAGGCAGCTTCCGTCCGCACAGTCCTGATTTGCTGTTCAACCTGATGCCCTCGCCGCTGATCGACGCTGTTGCGCTGGCTGCACTCACGATGCAGGTGAACCCGAACGCGATCTGGGACCTCATGAGCGGCAAGTTCGGGCTACTCGAGGAACGGTGCCTCCGGCAACTGGCAGCATTGGTGGGCTGGCAGGGGGACGTTGGGGGAATTTTCACCTCAGGCGGGAAATCCACCCTCCTATACGCCGTGAAACACGGTTTGCGACAGACGCAGGTGGACTCGGCGTCCGCTGGGATATCCGGACATTGCCGCGTACTGGTTTCGCCATACGGGCACTATTCCCTCGAGAGTGTCTGCAACTGGCTAGGGCTTGGTCGGTCGGCGTGCCGCCGAGTGGCGGCAGACGAGCGCGGCGCGCTCGACCCTGAGGCGCTCGAAGCCGAGCTGCGTCAAGCGTTCGACGACGGCGTGATCGTGCCCGCGATCGTCGTGTCCGGTGGGTCGTTGATTGACACTTGCGTCGATGACGTTGCTGAAGTGCGGCGGGTGATCGATCGTGTCGTTCGTGATTTCGCATTGCCGTACGTTCCGCACCTGCACGCCGACACGGTCGTGACGTGGCCTTGGCTGACCGTGCGAGCATCGGATCCGGCCTTGGCCGAGCTGAGTGAGGACGCGCGGCGGCGGGTGCTGGAGCTGTCCGCCGGACTACGTGCGGTCTCGCACGCCGACTCCTTCGGGGTGGATTTCCACAAGACCGGCCTCGCCGCATACACCTCGAGCTGCTACGTGTCCCGCCGCATGAGCTCCCTGCGCCGGTTGGAGTTGGACGACGAAGGCCCAGATCTGCCCCTGCGTCGGCAGGGCGACCGGCCGGTATACCAATGGAGCCTCGACAACTCGAGATCGTGCGCCGGCATCGTGATGGCGGATTTCGTGCTGGGCAGGCTTGGGCGGGCAGGGTTGTCGGAGTACGTGTGCCGGCTGGCTGCGGTTTCGGACCGGTTCCGTACACAGCTGGACGGGCCATATCGGAGCCTCGGGACAGTCGTCAACCGCACTTCGCTCGGGCTCGACATCGTGCTCAGGGTGAACCTCGGCGGCGGCTCGGCGGCCGATGTCGACGAACAAGAGTACGAGAGCTTCCGGGACTGGTTGGCAGCATCCGAATACGCCCGTTCGCGACCGGTCCCCGTCCTGGGCTACGTCCCCCGCTATAAGGGCGGGAAGCCCGCTTTTCTTCTCCTCCCCAGTTCGCTGTACGCCGACGACCAGACGGCCGAGTCGGCACTCAGCGAGATCGCGGAGGCGGTTCGGCGATACCGCGATACTCGCTCGAGCGCCGTGCGACCGGGCGCCCGGCGTACGCACCCTGAGCCACCTCGCTGA
- a CDS encoding helix-turn-helix domain-containing protein, which produces MSDSTVSTPRFLTVGQTAKLLGVSAMTIYRAVDDGAFPAIRTRGRIAIPAKAIDAMEEVAVSEMRVVDSNEFTLPMSNGVDAGGR; this is translated from the coding sequence ATGTCCGACTCCACCGTGAGTACGCCGCGTTTCCTGACGGTCGGTCAGACGGCAAAGTTGCTTGGCGTTTCCGCGATGACCATCTATCGCGCCGTGGATGACGGTGCCTTTCCGGCGATTCGAACGAGAGGGCGTATCGCGATCCCCGCGAAGGCCATCGACGCGATGGAGGAAGTCGCCGTCTCGGAAATGCGGGTGGTCGACTCCAACGAGTTCACGCTGCCTATGAGTAACGGGGTCGATGCTGGCGGCAGGTGA
- a CDS encoding tetratricopeptide repeat protein yields MKPIVVLTALNLEFRAIRALLETREHHVHDSGTVFEIGGIPGVDSTVVVAVVGEGNLDAGVLAERAIATFSPSAVLFVGIAGSLKSDVALGDVVVATKVYAYHGGKQTDEFLARPRSWDAPHQLEQLARHLDMLGEWADQLPEGRGTNPLVHFKPIAAGEVVLDSLESPTAQLLRRHYNDAAAVEMEAAGVAKAGHLNRGTPVLVVRGISDRADGGKASSDQGGWQEIAAANAAGFAVGLIELLAKQGPRRLDRRRNAPDDLPNDISDFTGRESELGRLDDLLEPCTNSVVISAVDGTAGVGKTTLAVHWAHRVKARFPDGCIHIDLQGYAPVPPVQPRRALGFLLQRLGVPDAEIPPSIDGRVAAYRDALAGRRVLILLDNAHTVNQVRAMLPTATSCLAVITSRSRLSGLAVRDGARMLTLDVLDGADSLALLRRIVGATRLDAEPTAASRLAELCGYLPLALRIAGVRLAMRPSFKLSDAVAELAEEPDRLDALSTIDDEHATVRSVFSWSYMRLDPDQQRAFRLLGLHRGPSLSGHAIAALTGSDVQGANATVPSLVALHLLEEDRPSRYRIHDLLRLYATELCKSLESPADRLAAVERILHWYVATATAADGLLEDRREDRATPLPPRADVVPQEFKSAHDALEWFDDEYSTIVDIAHQAAENGLHDLCWRLPLALWSFFQRRSRWTDWIDLQNLGLIAARAAHNELAEAWILSGLGDVHDDLEHYEEALSFHQQALALHRKLGNAKGEATALNNHAVSLDNLERYDEAIVEYRAVLALFEAMADRAGTGMVLNNLGAAYYMTGKLNEAADHYLRSVEIRREIADRYGEGMTLHNLGEVSAELGKPDEAIAWFEQAIAAHRAVGHLRGEARALRCLGSAVRERDGIAAARSHWNAALTIFEEVGDPEADEVIELLTEAKDSGGPVGE; encoded by the coding sequence ATGAAGCCGATAGTTGTTCTTACTGCGCTCAACCTGGAATTTCGGGCCATCCGCGCCCTTCTAGAGACCAGAGAACACCATGTGCATGATTCCGGAACCGTGTTCGAGATCGGTGGCATACCTGGCGTTGATTCGACCGTCGTAGTCGCGGTCGTCGGCGAAGGAAATCTCGACGCCGGAGTGCTCGCCGAACGTGCGATCGCGACATTCTCCCCCTCGGCGGTGCTGTTCGTCGGTATCGCTGGCTCCCTCAAGAGTGACGTCGCCCTGGGTGACGTTGTCGTGGCTACGAAGGTCTACGCGTATCACGGCGGAAAACAGACGGACGAGTTCCTGGCCCGGCCACGCAGCTGGGACGCTCCGCATCAGCTTGAGCAGCTGGCCCGCCACCTCGATATGCTCGGCGAGTGGGCCGATCAGCTACCGGAAGGGCGCGGCACCAACCCACTCGTGCACTTCAAGCCGATCGCCGCAGGTGAAGTCGTACTGGATTCCTTGGAATCGCCGACCGCTCAGTTGCTCCGGCGTCACTACAACGACGCAGCAGCTGTTGAAATGGAAGCGGCAGGCGTCGCCAAGGCCGGACATCTCAATCGCGGCACACCGGTACTCGTCGTACGCGGCATCAGCGATAGAGCCGACGGTGGTAAGGCGAGTTCGGATCAGGGAGGTTGGCAGGAAATCGCCGCCGCCAACGCTGCGGGCTTCGCTGTCGGCTTGATCGAACTGTTGGCCAAACAGGGGCCGCGCCGACTCGACCGTCGCCGGAACGCCCCGGACGACCTCCCGAACGACATCAGTGATTTCACCGGCCGCGAAAGCGAACTGGGGCGGCTGGACGACTTGCTCGAGCCGTGCACCAACTCGGTGGTCATCTCTGCGGTCGACGGCACCGCAGGCGTCGGGAAGACTACTCTGGCGGTGCATTGGGCCCATCGAGTCAAAGCCCGGTTCCCTGACGGCTGTATTCACATCGACCTGCAGGGCTACGCGCCGGTACCCCCGGTGCAGCCGCGCCGTGCCCTCGGGTTCCTCCTGCAGCGGCTGGGAGTACCGGACGCCGAAATCCCGCCGTCGATCGACGGCCGGGTCGCGGCGTACCGCGACGCGCTGGCCGGGCGGCGAGTACTCATCCTGCTCGACAATGCCCACACCGTGAACCAGGTTCGCGCCATGCTCCCGACCGCGACGAGTTGTCTCGCCGTGATCACCAGCCGCAGCAGGTTGAGCGGACTGGCCGTACGCGACGGCGCTCGGATGCTCACTCTGGACGTGCTCGACGGAGCCGATTCGCTGGCTCTCCTGCGGCGCATCGTCGGCGCGACACGACTCGATGCTGAGCCCACGGCGGCGAGTCGTCTGGCGGAACTGTGCGGCTACCTTCCGCTTGCTCTGCGCATCGCCGGTGTCAGGCTCGCCATGCGGCCGTCCTTCAAGCTCAGCGACGCGGTCGCTGAGCTTGCTGAGGAACCCGATCGTCTCGATGCCCTGTCCACGATCGACGACGAACACGCCACGGTCCGAAGCGTGTTCTCATGGTCCTACATGCGGCTCGATCCCGACCAGCAGCGAGCGTTCAGGCTGCTCGGCCTGCACCGCGGACCGTCCTTGAGCGGTCATGCCATCGCGGCGTTGACCGGCTCTGACGTCCAGGGAGCCAATGCCACGGTGCCCTCGCTGGTCGCCCTTCACCTCCTCGAGGAGGACCGGCCTTCTCGCTATCGCATTCACGACCTCCTACGGCTCTATGCGACCGAGTTGTGCAAATCGCTGGAATCGCCGGCAGACAGGCTGGCTGCAGTGGAGCGCATCCTCCACTGGTACGTAGCCACCGCCACCGCTGCGGACGGCCTGTTGGAGGATCGCCGCGAGGACCGTGCCACTCCTCTCCCGCCTCGTGCCGATGTCGTGCCCCAGGAATTCAAGTCGGCGCACGACGCGCTGGAGTGGTTCGACGACGAATACAGCACCATCGTCGACATTGCCCATCAAGCCGCCGAGAACGGCCTACACGACCTGTGCTGGCGGCTCCCGCTCGCGCTGTGGTCCTTCTTCCAGCGGCGCAGCCGGTGGACCGACTGGATCGATCTGCAGAACCTCGGCTTGATCGCCGCCAGAGCAGCTCACAATGAACTCGCGGAGGCATGGATCCTCAGTGGGCTGGGAGACGTGCACGACGACCTCGAACACTACGAGGAGGCGTTGTCCTTCCACCAGCAGGCGTTGGCTCTGCACCGCAAGCTCGGGAACGCCAAAGGCGAAGCCACCGCCCTGAACAATCACGCCGTCAGCCTCGACAACCTGGAACGCTATGACGAGGCGATCGTGGAGTATCGCGCGGTCCTCGCTCTCTTCGAAGCCATGGCGGACCGGGCAGGCACCGGCATGGTACTGAACAACCTCGGCGCGGCGTATTACATGACAGGCAAGCTTAACGAAGCGGCGGACCACTATCTGCGGTCAGTCGAGATCCGCCGTGAAATAGCTGACCGCTACGGCGAGGGTATGACATTGCACAACCTCGGTGAGGTCAGCGCCGAACTTGGCAAGCCGGACGAAGCAATCGCCTGGTTCGAGCAGGCCATCGCCGCACACCGCGCGGTGGGACATCTCCGCGGCGAGGCTCGTGCCCTGCGTTGCCTGGGTTCGGCGGTGCGTGAACGGGACGGCATCGCCGCCGCGCGATCGCACTGGAATGCCGCGTTGACCATTTTCGAGGAAGTAGGCGACCCGGAGGCGGATGAAGTCATCGAGCTGCTGACGGAGGCAAAGGACTCCGGAGGCCCAGTCGGTGAGTGA
- a CDS encoding aminoglycoside phosphotransferase family protein gives MNWQPAAVRDHVIRLCRERGLGDGGELVLLRWGNNISFRHGKAGIVFRVASDGAPRVPFERETRVARFLALSGFPAPRLSALWPDQPILVGGAQITAWQWVPGREGGSSDYCELGFLLARLHALSPPEGLVEEAGCVERSFDRLAGLAREAEKYRCSAEFEFLRDALLEQVTGPSSPLRITASRGVLVHGDAHPGNIVVTPSGGSVLLDFEYAGIAVPEWDLSEPLLHVTRFGMPASCWTKLRAAYGADRIDDDLLLAMTRVREVKLAAWSMDRALRTGDCLGEALRRARSLHDADPDVRWSPI, from the coding sequence GTGAACTGGCAGCCGGCTGCTGTGCGAGACCACGTGATCCGCTTGTGCAGAGAGCGGGGGCTCGGCGATGGCGGCGAACTCGTGCTGCTGCGCTGGGGCAACAACATCTCCTTCCGCCACGGCAAGGCGGGCATCGTTTTCCGCGTCGCGTCCGATGGGGCTCCTCGCGTACCGTTCGAGCGCGAGACGCGGGTAGCGAGGTTTCTCGCTCTGTCGGGGTTTCCCGCCCCGCGGCTCAGTGCTCTCTGGCCCGATCAGCCGATCTTGGTTGGAGGTGCCCAGATCACCGCGTGGCAATGGGTTCCGGGCCGGGAAGGTGGCTCTAGCGACTACTGCGAGCTGGGCTTCTTGCTGGCACGCCTTCACGCCTTGTCGCCACCTGAGGGTCTGGTCGAGGAGGCTGGGTGCGTAGAGCGGAGCTTCGACCGGCTTGCGGGACTGGCGCGTGAGGCAGAGAAATATCGGTGCAGCGCGGAGTTTGAGTTTCTGAGGGACGCGCTCTTGGAGCAGGTCACCGGGCCATCGTCGCCACTACGGATTACAGCGAGCCGCGGGGTTCTCGTCCACGGCGATGCCCATCCAGGCAACATTGTCGTCACGCCGTCCGGCGGATCCGTTCTGCTGGACTTCGAGTACGCTGGGATCGCCGTCCCTGAGTGGGATCTCAGCGAGCCCTTACTGCATGTGACACGGTTCGGCATGCCCGCTTCATGCTGGACGAAGCTGCGCGCCGCCTATGGGGCCGATCGCATCGACGACGACCTTCTCCTGGCGATGACACGCGTCCGCGAAGTCAAGCTTGCGGCGTGGTCGATGGACCGCGCTCTTCGAACGGGTGACTGCCTTGGAGAAGCGCTGCGTCGGGCCCGGTCCTTGCACGATGCCGATCCGGACGTCCGCTGGTCACCAATCTGA
- a CDS encoding 3-dehydroquinate synthase family protein, which translates to MNLFRAESLLGDDPARSGGLPSSAVDADLQFCPGALASPPDWLDRFPEAKQLAVVTSREVAGRFVPAALDALKNAPVPVSVLWVPDGEKAKTLSVARRCYERLLSMRFARGDVLVSLGGGSVSDLAAFVASTWHRGTNVVHLPTTLLAQVDACIGGKTAINLGTARNVVGTFHEPGLVVIDTRVLGTLSRRDFASGMAEVVKCGFIADPRILGWVLDLTSRNDEWSAPEFEQCVRASLSVKARLVSGDREDRAQRMLLNYGHTVGQAIESASGLRLYRHGEAVGLGMIVAARTAELLGLARPGLTESTKHLLAALGLPLLVRGVSYADVASRIGLDKKTVGGRPVFVVVTEPGSSEVVHMPHPTVLQDAFTELLLPGGEHHD; encoded by the coding sequence ATGAACCTGTTTCGTGCCGAGTCGCTACTCGGCGACGATCCTGCCCGCTCCGGCGGCCTGCCGTCGTCAGCGGTCGATGCAGACCTCCAGTTCTGCCCTGGTGCTCTCGCCTCACCTCCGGACTGGCTGGACCGCTTCCCGGAGGCGAAGCAGCTGGCTGTGGTGACGAGCAGGGAAGTGGCCGGAAGGTTCGTACCTGCTGCACTCGACGCGCTCAAGAACGCACCTGTTCCCGTGTCTGTTCTGTGGGTTCCCGACGGTGAGAAGGCAAAGACCCTTTCCGTCGCGCGTCGCTGCTACGAGCGATTGCTGTCGATGCGCTTCGCCCGCGGCGATGTGCTCGTGTCACTCGGAGGTGGCTCGGTCAGTGACCTTGCGGCGTTCGTGGCCTCCACCTGGCATCGAGGAACCAACGTCGTACACCTCCCCACAACTCTCCTGGCCCAGGTCGATGCCTGCATCGGTGGCAAGACCGCGATCAACCTGGGAACCGCGCGGAACGTGGTCGGCACGTTCCACGAGCCGGGGCTGGTGGTCATCGACACGCGGGTGCTGGGCACCCTCAGCCGACGAGATTTCGCCTCCGGTATGGCGGAAGTCGTCAAATGCGGGTTCATCGCCGATCCTCGTATCCTGGGCTGGGTTCTCGACCTGACTTCTCGGAACGACGAGTGGTCCGCACCGGAGTTCGAGCAGTGCGTGCGTGCCAGCCTGTCGGTGAAGGCCCGCCTCGTCAGCGGTGACCGCGAAGATCGCGCGCAACGAATGCTGCTCAACTACGGGCACACAGTGGGGCAGGCCATCGAGTCCGCGTCCGGGCTGCGTCTCTACCGGCATGGCGAGGCTGTAGGGCTGGGGATGATCGTCGCAGCCAGGACCGCAGAGCTGCTCGGTCTCGCACGACCCGGATTGACTGAGTCGACGAAGCACCTTCTGGCCGCGCTCGGCCTGCCGCTCCTGGTGCGAGGAGTGAGTTACGCCGATGTGGCTTCCCGGATTGGCCTGGACAAGAAGACGGTCGGCGGCCGACCGGTCTTCGTCGTTGTGACGGAACCCGGTAGCTCGGAGGTGGTGCACATGCCCCACCCGACCGTCTTGCAAGACGCGTTCACCGAACTTCTGCTGCCAGGGGGCGAACACCATGACTGA